The DNA region CGATTTTGCTCAGCAGCACCAAATCGCAGGCCCGAAACAAGTGTGGGTATTTCAGGGGTTTGTCTTCACCCTCAGTGACCGAAAAAATCCCGACCCGGGACGCTTCTCCCAAGTCAAACAGCGCAGGACAAACCAGGTTGCCCACATTCTCGATCGCCAAAATGCTGCCCGGTGGCGGTTGCAGTTGCTGGCAGCCTCCTTGCACCATGGCCGCGTCCAAGTGGCAACCCGTGCCCGTGTTGACCTGAACCACGGGGCAACCGGTGGCCCGCACCCGCTCCGCATCATTCAAGGTGGCCTGATCCCCCTCAATGACGGCGAAGGAGACTCGATCGGCCAAATCCGTCAGGGTTTTCACCAGCAGCGTCGTTTTGCCGGCCCCGGGCCCGCTCATCAGGTTCAGGGCCCAAATGCCCTGGGTTTGGAACCATTGGCGGTTGGCGGCGGCCAGTTGGTTGTTTTTGTCTAGCAGCCGCGCTTCGAGGTGCAGGGTTTGGGTGACCGGATCCGTTGCCGTCAGAGAGGGGCGATCGGCTAGGTGATGATCCAAACCGGCCTGGGGATGGTCGTGATGGTGAGGATGGGAATGATGGTGATGAGCAGGGCTGGGGCTGGGGCTGGGTGCTGCGGGCCCGTGGCGATGCACCACCACTGAACCATCGGGATGTTGGTGACTGTGCCAATCGGAGCCGATCGGGGAGTGGCCCAAAGCGGGATCGATCGCCTCGGATTGGGTCAGCTTATTTTGGGACAGGTTACTTTGGGGCCGCTCACTGTGGGATAGGTTGGTGATCGTGACCGATGCCCCCTCATCACAAC from Limnothrix sp. FACHB-406 includes:
- the hypB gene encoding hydrogenase nickel incorporation protein HypB, whose product is MCVTCGCDEGASVTITNLSHSERPQSNLSQNKLTQSEAIDPALGHSPIGSDWHSHQHPDGSVVVHRHGPAAPSPSPSPAHHHHSHPHHHDHPQAGLDHHLADRPSLTATDPVTQTLHLEARLLDKNNQLAAANRQWFQTQGIWALNLMSGPGAGKTTLLVKTLTDLADRVSFAVIEGDQATLNDAERVRATGCPVVQVNTGTGCHLDAAMVQGGCQQLQPPPGSILAIENVGNLVCPALFDLGEASRVGIFSVTEGEDKPLKYPHLFRACDLVLLSKIDLLPYLPFDLDRAIAAVKQVNPKARILPLSSLTGEGLADWYDWLLAQRDRACPVATADLAP